In Micromonospora sp. LH3U1, one genomic interval encodes:
- a CDS encoding glycosyltransferase family 2 protein, with the protein MKIAAIIVSYNSARELPLSLGCLAALPVDHVVVVDNSSTDDSVEVAKSFGYQVISLPNVGFGKAINAAAETIPDADAYFLLNPDCHITAESFAPLTETLHDDPKLGVVAPLMRYPDGRFGISAGPAPSMAKEWLAALKVDHLVPKGLKQYLARAAPLRKRFKMLEYLDVKPAAEVREAAWVSGFCMLVRGDAFRSIGGFDPGFFLYFEDVDLCTRLSAAGWGVASVGMSVAEHKESTSTAAVGKNNLYRDGMDVYFAKHGTRGQRLLASALRRLPI; encoded by the coding sequence GTGAAAATCGCAGCCATCATCGTCTCCTACAACTCGGCCCGGGAGCTTCCCCTGAGCCTGGGCTGCCTGGCGGCCCTGCCTGTGGACCATGTCGTGGTCGTGGACAACTCCTCCACGGACGACAGCGTCGAGGTCGCGAAGTCCTTCGGGTACCAGGTCATCTCGCTGCCGAACGTCGGCTTCGGCAAGGCCATCAACGCCGCAGCGGAGACCATCCCCGACGCCGACGCCTACTTCCTCCTGAACCCCGACTGCCACATCACCGCCGAGTCCTTCGCGCCCCTCACGGAGACTCTGCACGATGACCCGAAGCTGGGTGTGGTCGCGCCGCTCATGCGTTACCCCGACGGGCGCTTCGGGATCTCGGCGGGGCCGGCGCCGAGCATGGCAAAGGAATGGCTGGCGGCGCTGAAAGTCGACCACCTCGTGCCGAAGGGCCTGAAGCAGTATCTGGCTCGTGCAGCGCCGTTGCGCAAGAGGTTCAAGATGCTTGAGTATCTCGATGTCAAGCCGGCCGCCGAGGTGCGCGAGGCCGCCTGGGTGTCCGGCTTTTGCATGCTCGTACGGGGAGATGCCTTCCGGTCCATCGGCGGATTCGACCCCGGCTTCTTCCTCTACTTCGAGGACGTCGACCTCTGCACGCGGCTCTCGGCGGCTGGATGGGGCGTCGCGTCGGTCGGAATGAGTGTCGCCGAACACAAGGAGAGCACCAGCACCGCTGCGGTCGGCAAGAACAACCTGTACCGGGACGGCATGGATGTCTATTTCGCGAAGCATGGCACGCGGGGTCAGCGACTCCTCGCGTCCGCTCTAAGGAGACTGCCGATTTGA
- a CDS encoding glycosyltransferase family 4 protein produces the protein MLAAEHDVRFLALTHDDEEARLAEQLPVKDRTLVANPFVGSMLRSARALSTGVSLQTGYASPKALTDALRRELDDFQPDVVHLNVFRTVHLVEACGRTPVIVDLDEFRSEYYEQLASHGSNLGWKALGRVEAGRMRAREDKLVSMGVPLMLSAPSLPGQERPNTFLVRSPCDFSVQRQEGRITPTVLFVGRLSYEANVNGLMWFVRECWQGIRDAVPDARLRIVGTDPPKAVQALVGNGIELHANAPAVEPHYADAAVAIAPIFRGTGVQLKLIQAMSAGVPSVTTSMVADRAGVQDGVHVSVADDAAGWIAAVSALLSSPERAERIASNGREWVVAHHSSAAVRRQLQAAYASLSSRSEVDAS, from the coding sequence ATGCTCGCCGCCGAGCACGACGTCCGCTTCCTGGCACTGACGCACGACGACGAAGAGGCGCGGCTGGCGGAGCAGTTGCCGGTCAAGGACCGGACCCTCGTCGCCAACCCGTTCGTCGGTTCCATGCTGCGCTCCGCGCGAGCACTTTCCACCGGAGTCTCGCTGCAGACGGGCTATGCGAGCCCGAAGGCGCTCACCGACGCTCTTCGGCGGGAGCTGGACGACTTCCAGCCGGACGTGGTGCACCTCAACGTCTTCCGTACCGTCCACCTGGTCGAGGCCTGTGGTCGAACGCCGGTCATCGTGGACCTGGACGAGTTCCGCAGCGAGTACTACGAGCAACTGGCCTCCCATGGGTCCAACCTCGGGTGGAAGGCGTTGGGTCGTGTCGAGGCGGGCCGGATGCGGGCGCGGGAAGACAAGTTGGTCAGCATGGGGGTTCCCCTGATGCTGTCCGCGCCGTCCCTGCCCGGCCAGGAACGGCCCAACACCTTCCTCGTCCGGAGCCCCTGCGACTTCTCCGTTCAGCGCCAGGAAGGCCGCATCACGCCGACGGTCCTGTTCGTCGGTCGGCTCAGCTACGAGGCGAACGTCAACGGCCTCATGTGGTTCGTGCGCGAGTGCTGGCAGGGTATTCGCGACGCGGTCCCGGACGCCCGGCTCAGGATCGTCGGCACGGATCCGCCGAAGGCGGTTCAGGCGCTGGTCGGGAACGGCATCGAGCTCCATGCCAACGCGCCCGCGGTCGAGCCCCACTACGCGGATGCTGCCGTTGCCATCGCGCCGATCTTCCGGGGCACCGGCGTCCAGTTGAAGCTCATCCAGGCCATGTCCGCCGGCGTGCCGAGTGTGACGACCAGCATGGTGGCCGACCGCGCCGGTGTGCAGGACGGTGTTCACGTCAGCGTTGCCGACGACGCAGCTGGCTGGATCGCGGCGGTCAGCGCGCTGTTGTCCTCGCCGGAGAGGGCGGAGCGCATCGCCTCGAACGGACGTGAGTGGGTCGTGGCACACCACAGCTCGGCGGCGGTTCGTCGGCAGCTGCAGGCGGCCTACGCCTCGCTTTCCTCCCGATCAGAGGTAGACGCCTCCTGA
- a CDS encoding S8 family serine peptidase has product MFQLRRAGRSVTAGFALAVVAAAATISSGGAAYAAPSDAKKLPRAQSVADKGAIKDSYIVVLKDTKAKPAEVDASAKSLSTRYGGAVSHTYTRSIRGYAARMNAAQAKKLATSSEVAYVEQNRKVSKSDTQLNTPSWGLDRLDQIFAPLNKRYTYPNTASNVHAYVIDTGIRISHQEFGGRASYGYDFVDNDAVADDCDGHGTHVAGTVGGTNYGVAKAVKLVAVRVLDCEGSGTYAGVLSGIDWVTTNAIKPAVANMSLGGGASSAIDAAVEASISSGVTYAVAAGNSNDDACLESPARAASAITVGATDEVDFRAFFSNYGTCVDIHAPGHNIPSSVASSDTATAKYSGTSMASPHVAGAAALALSANPTWTPLQVRNNLVYGGTRRVVRNTAAFNTSDVMLRIGTTAVPQVTGLRALANGKNVSVGQGGTQPLKATQAPIQMGDLEKFTIVSAGTNYIAFSSWANGKYVSATSGGAGSLIANASTITDAERFQVVMQGDGTTTLIAKVNGKYVTVPSDGASPLIASSTTVGTAEKFIWASPSAVVALRAGINNKIVTAASATSPLIASATAITHVQKFDMLDLGDDGVALRSHSNWRFVTATNASQPLIANSTTLGTPQSFYLYHWGDGTMGLQSQVNYFFVQAPNSGNSPLIANLNPDTTYPGTSTEFTHEVMTVG; this is encoded by the coding sequence GTGTTCCAACTTCGCCGAGCTGGTCGCTCGGTCACGGCCGGGTTCGCCCTCGCCGTAGTCGCGGCTGCCGCAACGATCTCCAGTGGCGGTGCCGCGTATGCCGCCCCGTCGGACGCGAAGAAGCTTCCGAGGGCCCAGTCGGTCGCCGACAAGGGTGCCATCAAGGACAGCTACATCGTGGTCCTGAAGGACACCAAGGCCAAGCCGGCCGAGGTCGACGCCAGCGCCAAGTCCCTCTCCACGCGGTACGGCGGCGCCGTCTCCCACACGTACACGCGCTCGATCCGGGGCTACGCGGCCCGGATGAACGCCGCGCAGGCCAAGAAGCTGGCCACCAGCTCCGAGGTCGCGTACGTGGAGCAGAACCGCAAGGTGTCGAAGAGTGACACCCAGCTCAACACGCCGTCGTGGGGCCTGGACCGTCTGGACCAGATCTTCGCGCCGTTGAACAAGCGGTACACGTACCCGAACACGGCGAGCAACGTGCACGCGTACGTCATCGACACCGGCATCCGCATCTCCCACCAGGAGTTCGGTGGCCGGGCCAGCTACGGCTACGACTTCGTCGACAACGACGCGGTCGCGGACGACTGCGACGGGCACGGCACGCACGTCGCCGGCACCGTCGGCGGCACCAACTACGGCGTGGCCAAGGCCGTCAAGCTGGTTGCCGTGCGGGTGCTCGACTGCGAAGGCAGTGGGACCTACGCCGGTGTCCTGTCCGGCATCGACTGGGTGACGACGAACGCGATCAAGCCGGCAGTCGCCAACATGAGCCTCGGTGGTGGCGCCAGCTCCGCGATCGACGCCGCAGTGGAGGCCTCCATCTCCTCCGGCGTCACGTACGCCGTTGCCGCCGGCAACAGCAACGACGACGCCTGCCTGGAGTCGCCGGCCCGTGCGGCCTCGGCGATCACCGTGGGCGCGACCGACGAGGTCGACTTCCGCGCCTTCTTCTCCAACTACGGCACCTGTGTGGACATTCACGCGCCGGGGCACAACATTCCGTCGTCGGTGGCCTCCAGCGACACGGCGACCGCCAAGTACAGCGGGACCTCGATGGCCAGCCCGCACGTCGCGGGCGCCGCGGCGCTCGCGCTGTCCGCGAACCCGACCTGGACGCCCCTGCAGGTGCGCAACAACCTGGTCTACGGCGGCACCCGGCGGGTCGTTCGGAACACGGCCGCGTTCAACACGAGCGACGTGATGCTGCGCATCGGCACCACGGCGGTGCCGCAGGTCACCGGCCTGCGTGCCCTGGCCAACGGCAAGAACGTCTCGGTGGGGCAGGGCGGCACCCAGCCGCTGAAGGCCACCCAGGCCCCCATTCAGATGGGTGACCTGGAGAAGTTCACCATCGTGAGCGCCGGCACCAACTACATCGCGTTCTCGTCCTGGGCGAACGGCAAGTACGTCAGCGCCACCTCCGGCGGCGCCGGCTCCCTGATCGCCAACGCCAGCACCATCACGGACGCGGAGCGGTTCCAGGTGGTGATGCAGGGCGACGGCACGACCACCCTGATCGCCAAGGTCAACGGCAAGTACGTCACCGTGCCGTCGGACGGGGCCAGCCCGCTGATCGCGAGCTCCACGACCGTCGGTACGGCGGAGAAGTTCATCTGGGCCTCGCCGTCGGCAGTCGTCGCCCTACGCGCTGGGATCAACAACAAGATCGTAACCGCGGCGAGCGCCACGTCTCCGCTGATCGCCAGCGCGACCGCGATCACCCACGTGCAGAAGTTCGACATGCTCGACCTGGGGGACGACGGCGTCGCGCTGCGGTCCCACTCCAACTGGCGCTTCGTCACCGCGACGAACGCCAGCCAGCCGCTGATCGCCAACTCCACCACGCTCGGCACCCCGCAGTCGTTCTACCTGTACCACTGGGGTGACGGCACCATGGGGCTGCAGTCCCAGGTCAACTACTTCTTCGTGCAGGCGCCGAACAGCGGCAACTCGCCGCTGATCGCCAACCTGAACCCGGACACCACCTACCCGGGCACGTCGACGGAGTTCACCCACGAGGTCATGACCGTCGGCTAA
- a CDS encoding GH25 family lysozyme, with translation MLVSSVLAVGLLSTPQAASAATPPDGGGRANAGAMPGVRKIPVSALAAPPAGYTISGIDVSSNDHNLGPINWSAVAAEGNKFAYIKATEGNDYLNPYFKGDFAAAKAAGLFVGAYHFARPDGRDPVGEANYFINNMQWAKDSRTLVPMLDFEWPYWAGAPTCYGLTPTELTNWVRVFTNQVKARIGRPMMIYTNTNFWNPCTNNDASFGGLLLDIAGYTSTRPPLPAGWTRETIWQYAPGDPSQPGNYSKNVFNGDYASLTRLTSPEVSVAPPGPRQFRTPITPNSR, from the coding sequence GTGCTGGTTTCATCCGTGCTGGCAGTCGGCCTGCTCAGCACGCCGCAGGCGGCGAGCGCGGCGACGCCTCCTGACGGTGGTGGCCGGGCCAACGCCGGCGCCATGCCGGGGGTGCGGAAGATCCCGGTGTCCGCGCTGGCGGCACCACCTGCCGGCTACACGATCAGCGGCATCGACGTCTCCAGCAATGACCACAACCTCGGCCCGATCAACTGGAGTGCTGTGGCGGCCGAGGGGAACAAGTTCGCCTACATCAAGGCGACCGAGGGAAACGACTACCTCAACCCCTACTTCAAGGGCGACTTCGCGGCGGCGAAGGCGGCGGGTCTCTTCGTCGGCGCGTACCACTTCGCGCGGCCGGACGGACGGGACCCCGTCGGGGAGGCCAACTACTTCATCAACAACATGCAGTGGGCGAAGGACTCGCGCACGCTCGTGCCCATGCTCGACTTCGAGTGGCCGTACTGGGCCGGCGCCCCGACCTGCTACGGGCTGACCCCCACGGAGCTCACCAACTGGGTCCGGGTGTTCACCAACCAGGTCAAGGCGCGCATCGGTCGACCGATGATGATCTACACGAACACCAACTTCTGGAATCCCTGCACCAACAACGACGCCTCCTTCGGTGGCCTCCTGTTGGACATCGCCGGCTACACCTCCACCCGGCCGCCGCTACCCGCCGGCTGGACCAGGGAGACCATCTGGCAGTACGCGCCCGGCGACCCCTCCCAGCCCGGCAACTACAGCAAGAACGTCTTCAACGGCGACTACGCGAGCCTGACCCGGCTCACCAGCCCCGAGGTCAGTGTTGCGCCCCCGGGCCCACGACAGTTCCGCACGCCCATCACGCCGAACAGTCGTTGA
- a CDS encoding glycosyltransferase family 39 protein, protein MGSRKSDLAPFGIGFAVMLVVAGYSLTSVPLDWDEGATLSAATRSFGELIQLASYKDAVITPFYLVLHVLVTVCGESDVVLRLPSLLAMAAGAGVTAEIGRRVAGPAAGILAGIICSAIPSLVFFAHTARPYAFAFLFATLSSLLLLTAVQTPTWWRWAGYGLCLALTGIFHLVALSVLAAHVVILAMAWWPERDRRLWRALPAIGAALVVVSPLIWLGRGQRYSQLHWVQTPTWKTVAELPGDVAFSPAVGYLLLLLAVAACFVLPTRRYVELVALSTVPVVVGHRGLADRAGVGAALRHLPPRAGCGAGRCHRHHRPSACGCRVAVARTRRGGRGSARLPLAACAEVGPADAQRAGHPHHGLRHPRQRGHR, encoded by the coding sequence GTGGGCTCCAGAAAGAGCGATTTGGCTCCCTTTGGCATCGGCTTCGCCGTCATGTTGGTGGTCGCCGGTTATTCGCTGACCAGCGTTCCGCTCGACTGGGATGAGGGCGCGACGCTCTCCGCCGCGACCCGGTCGTTCGGTGAGCTCATCCAGTTGGCCAGCTACAAGGACGCGGTCATCACGCCCTTCTACCTGGTGCTCCATGTCCTGGTGACGGTCTGTGGCGAGTCCGATGTTGTCCTTCGCCTGCCCTCGCTCCTGGCAATGGCCGCCGGCGCTGGGGTGACCGCCGAGATCGGCCGGCGAGTCGCCGGGCCGGCGGCTGGAATCCTGGCCGGCATCATCTGCTCGGCGATACCCAGCCTGGTGTTCTTCGCCCACACGGCCAGGCCCTACGCGTTCGCGTTCCTTTTCGCGACACTCTCATCCCTGCTGTTGCTGACCGCCGTGCAGACCCCCACCTGGTGGCGTTGGGCGGGATATGGCCTTTGCCTGGCTCTCACCGGGATCTTCCATCTGGTCGCGCTCTCCGTGCTGGCCGCACACGTGGTGATTCTGGCGATGGCGTGGTGGCCAGAGCGTGATCGCCGGCTGTGGCGGGCGCTTCCCGCGATAGGTGCCGCGCTGGTGGTCGTATCACCGCTCATCTGGCTGGGCAGAGGCCAGCGGTATTCCCAGCTGCACTGGGTGCAGACACCGACCTGGAAGACCGTCGCCGAACTGCCGGGCGATGTCGCGTTCAGTCCGGCTGTCGGATACCTGTTGTTGCTCCTCGCCGTCGCCGCCTGTTTCGTCCTACCAACCCGTCGATACGTCGAGCTTGTCGCTCTCAGCACGGTGCCGGTCGTCGTCGGTCATCGGGGCCTCGCTGATCGCGCCGGTGTGGGTGCCGCGTTACGGCATCTTCCTCCTCGCGCCGGTTGCGGTGCTGGCCGCTGCCACCGTCACCACCGACCGTCTGCGTGCGGTTGCCGTGTTGCCGTGGCTCGTACGCGCCGTGGCGGTCGTGGGAGCGCTCGTCTTCCTCTCGCTGCCTGTGCAGAAGTCGGTCCGGCAGACGCACAACGCGCCGGACACCCGCACCATGGCCTCCGCCATCCACGACAACGCGGCCACCGGTGA